In Leptospiraceae bacterium, a genomic segment contains:
- a CDS encoding FHA domain-containing protein, which produces MKRFFFSLLLVSRLFAQSQEIQDIKTHPEVINYRFGKGFPDFVLELEFSEDTHYPVNLQKEQIWIQEIYSQQESTFHPKRIEVLDTYTKENNQQTKEKKVFSVLLDATKSLSRKDFETLKETVRDFIENNPKHVISLYKIQGGAKSVQNFTSNNKRLLEKLEKIERTGKQTKLYDAIYKVLLDTQKYVNKNQRSVGGIFVFTDGKEETSILEPKDIEELIIHGTKFGIPIYFIFSHAKYSDIWVKISSKTGGETFFVKDFSPREVFSSEVPENGNAFLSLRKIKLEYTSSLPVWEYFLAPAISTKILINTDQTKPKETLIEYRYPLPMWYRLVLYGVLAFLVVILSWFYFYYRKRKKMEEKDTSKMEFPEPEITNDIFIDLRRYKDEPKKKYQESEERPDIPLLAQAWLEPSYAPYLDDPKERKKFSYETMTLNLKEKSYMVLQAAVKEAPAYSHGALMKKEPGMDREKKFDLFLEEVYIGSSTAAHIPVRDPAVSPIHAKIKKIENKFILFDLMSVAGTYLNGKKVLRPMPLKHNDVIRIGHTIFRFVGED; this is translated from the coding sequence ATGAAGAGATTTTTTTTCAGTTTGTTGTTGGTAAGTAGACTTTTTGCTCAAAGTCAAGAAATCCAAGATATCAAAACCCATCCCGAAGTTATCAATTATCGTTTTGGGAAGGGGTTTCCGGATTTTGTTTTGGAGTTGGAGTTTTCTGAAGACACTCACTATCCCGTGAATCTACAAAAAGAGCAAATTTGGATTCAAGAAATTTATTCCCAGCAAGAGAGCACTTTTCATCCCAAGAGAATCGAAGTCTTAGACACCTACACCAAAGAAAATAACCAACAAACCAAAGAAAAAAAAGTATTTTCTGTTTTGTTGGATGCCACAAAATCACTGTCAAGAAAAGATTTCGAAACCCTCAAAGAAACGGTTCGAGATTTTATCGAAAATAACCCCAAACACGTGATTTCTCTTTATAAAATCCAGGGAGGGGCGAAATCCGTTCAGAACTTTACTTCCAACAACAAACGGCTCTTGGAAAAACTAGAAAAAATCGAACGAACGGGGAAACAAACCAAACTTTACGATGCCATCTATAAAGTGTTGTTGGATACCCAAAAATACGTGAACAAAAACCAAAGAAGTGTGGGTGGGATTTTCGTTTTTACGGACGGGAAAGAGGAAACCAGCATTTTAGAACCCAAAGACATTGAGGAGCTCATCATACATGGAACCAAGTTTGGAATTCCTATTTATTTTATTTTCTCTCATGCAAAGTATTCTGATATTTGGGTGAAAATCAGTTCCAAGACAGGTGGCGAAACCTTTTTTGTGAAAGACTTCTCACCCAGAGAAGTTTTTTCTTCTGAAGTTCCGGAAAATGGCAATGCCTTTTTGTCCCTTCGAAAAATCAAGCTGGAATATACGTCGAGTTTACCTGTTTGGGAGTATTTTCTGGCACCTGCAATCTCGACCAAAATTTTGATCAACACGGATCAAACAAAACCAAAAGAAACTTTAATCGAATACCGATATCCACTGCCGATGTGGTATCGATTGGTTTTATATGGAGTTTTGGCTTTTTTGGTAGTAATACTTTCATGGTTTTATTTCTATTATCGAAAGAGGAAGAAGATGGAAGAAAAAGACACCTCCAAAATGGAATTTCCTGAGCCCGAGATCACAAACGACATTTTCATTGACCTTCGAAGATACAAAGATGAACCCAAAAAAAAATACCAAGAAAGTGAGGAAAGACCCGACATTCCATTGTTAGCTCAAGCTTGGTTGGAGCCTTCGTATGCTCCCTATTTGGATGATCCCAAAGAGAGAAAAAAGTTCTCTTATGAAACCATGACTTTGAATCTCAAAGAAAAATCCTACATGGTTTTACAAGCAGCGGTCAAAGAAGCTCCGGCTTATTCTCACGGAGCTCTCATGAAAAAAGAACCCGGGATGGATCGAGAAAAGAAATTTGATTTATTCTTAGAAGAAGTCTATATCGGAAGTAGCACAGCTGCTCACATTCCAGTTCGAGATCCGGCGGTTTCTCCTATCCATGCCAAAATCAAAAAAATCGAAAATAAGTTCATTCTTTTTGATTTGATGAGTGTGGCAGGAACCTACTTGAACGGAAAGAAAGTTCTTCGTCCCATGCCGTTAAAACACAATGATGTGATTCGCATAGGACACACCATCTTTCGTTTTGTTGGAGAAGATTAA
- the lepB gene encoding signal peptidase I — protein sequence MERYFKDFIKSVFSLGILILLVFAFKHSFLDANNIPSGSMIPTLKIGDYLFVNKMRFSLYFPFTYFELARIDEPQRGDIATFVPPRDPTKNYVKRIIGMPGDRIRIRNVSICDPELPIKRATKTLYQCNQEFERKQWIPVIAFVEYKERDQGEWRHFEIEEINYDEAEKILRDSDSIRVLYPDERGIKVGFLPVLFRENINGRIHYFIETSEVIFPDSMCEEIETEGCLIPENHYFLMGDNRDDSQDSRFWQVGTITRDRILGKPLVIYFSINWRDQLCFAYFEYLGGKGGFPIKDFPPEEQKKYCSFYDVHQYGEGIFGYLYRTIFYRIPRMEVRWYRIGTLLE from the coding sequence ATGGAACGATACTTCAAAGATTTCATCAAGAGCGTGTTTTCGTTGGGGATTTTGATCTTGTTGGTGTTCGCTTTTAAGCATTCGTTTTTGGATGCCAACAACATCCCCAGTGGTTCCATGATCCCAACGTTGAAGATTGGAGATTACTTGTTTGTCAATAAGATGCGGTTTTCGTTGTATTTTCCTTTTACGTATTTTGAGTTGGCTCGGATTGACGAACCCCAGAGAGGTGATATTGCCACTTTCGTTCCACCCCGTGATCCCACGAAAAACTACGTCAAGCGGATCATTGGGATGCCCGGAGATCGCATTCGGATCCGCAACGTCTCGATTTGTGATCCTGAGCTCCCCATTAAGCGAGCGACCAAAACCTTGTATCAATGCAATCAAGAGTTCGAAAGGAAACAGTGGATACCCGTGATCGCCTTTGTGGAATACAAAGAAAGGGATCAAGGCGAGTGGCGTCATTTTGAGATAGAAGAAATCAACTACGATGAAGCTGAAAAGATACTTCGTGACTCCGATAGCATCCGGGTATTATATCCCGATGAAAGAGGAATCAAAGTTGGCTTTTTGCCAGTTTTGTTTCGAGAGAACATCAACGGACGCATTCACTACTTTATTGAAACCTCTGAGGTGATTTTTCCTGACTCCATGTGTGAGGAAATTGAGACCGAAGGCTGCCTCATCCCCGAGAATCATTATTTTTTGATGGGAGATAATCGAGATGACTCTCAAGACTCACGATTTTGGCAAGTGGGCACAATCACTCGAGATCGGATTTTGGGAAAGCCTTTGGTGATCTATTTTAGCATCAACTGGAGGGATCAGCTCTGCTTTGCTTATTTTGAGTATTTAGGAGGGAAGGGAGGATTTCCCATCAAGGACTTTCCCCCCGAGGAACAAAAAAAATACTGCAGCTTTTACGATGTGCACCAATACGGAGAGGGAATTTTCGGCTACCTCTATCGAACGATATTTTACCGCATTCCAAGAATGGAGGTTCGCTGGTATCGTATCGGAACCCTGTTAGAATGA
- a CDS encoding aminotransferase class V-fold PLP-dependent enzyme, with product MKFFLQDFIITMIYLDYNSTHPPLEFLRSNLESYYSNWANPSGISFFSQKNFAVIEQSRRLLRELLQQYYHVETSRFSFVFASTGTEAVHQMVATFFDPQKPYAIVSPYEHDSFYGACEILGLKTLLLPAYPTGRIEPKDVFQVLEEHKIPREKISFVGCIAVSNETGVIQPIKELAEVCHQLSLPLISDTIQIGGKRPWDFSFLGGFTINGHKIGGGLGASVVATLRTPKTLFKGGLQENEYRAGTENFFAIKNLVDAFSWQMQNQEAYRKNEAFQKQIEDFLIKECNAIIVGKDSLRIPTTTYAIFPELSIENMDFLFLSLDQEGIVVSTGSSCKSRTRQPSTTLLRMGFSEELALQALRFSTGIFTTQEEIDVFIEKFKKIYKLVL from the coding sequence TTGAAGTTCTTTCTACAAGATTTTATTATAACCATGATTTATTTGGATTACAATTCTACTCACCCACCATTGGAATTTCTTCGAAGCAATTTAGAAAGCTATTATTCGAATTGGGCAAATCCCAGTGGGATTTCTTTTTTTTCTCAAAAGAACTTCGCGGTGATTGAACAATCTCGAAGGCTACTTCGAGAACTCCTGCAACAGTACTATCACGTAGAAACATCCAGATTTTCTTTCGTTTTTGCTTCCACAGGAACCGAAGCAGTGCACCAGATGGTGGCTACTTTTTTTGATCCTCAAAAACCCTATGCCATCGTCTCACCCTACGAGCATGATTCTTTTTATGGTGCTTGCGAAATCCTGGGCTTGAAGACACTTCTTCTTCCCGCCTACCCAACTGGACGCATTGAGCCTAAGGATGTTTTTCAGGTCCTTGAGGAGCATAAAATTCCCCGGGAAAAAATTTCGTTCGTCGGTTGCATTGCTGTTTCAAACGAAACTGGGGTCATCCAACCCATCAAAGAATTGGCAGAAGTCTGTCATCAACTTTCCCTTCCCCTCATATCTGATACCATCCAAATAGGGGGAAAACGTCCCTGGGATTTTTCATTTCTTGGTGGCTTTACCATCAATGGACACAAAATTGGTGGAGGTTTAGGAGCTTCCGTTGTGGCTACCTTGAGAACCCCCAAAACTCTCTTCAAAGGAGGGCTTCAAGAAAATGAATACCGAGCCGGCACTGAGAATTTCTTTGCCATCAAAAACTTAGTCGATGCCTTTTCGTGGCAAATGCAGAACCAAGAAGCCTACAGAAAAAACGAAGCTTTCCAAAAACAAATCGAGGACTTCCTCATAAAAGAATGCAATGCCATAATTGTTGGTAAAGATTCCCTTCGCATTCCTACCACAACATATGCCATCTTCCCCGAACTTTCGATAGAAAACATGGATTTTCTTTTTTTGTCGTTGGATCAAGAAGGGATCGTCGTTTCCACCGGGAGTTCTTGTAAATCCCGGACAAGGCAACCTTCCACAACCCTATTACGCATGGGTTTTTCTGAGGAGTTAGCCCTCCAAGCTCTGAGGTTTTCCACAGGCATTTTTACCACCCAAGAAGAAATTGACGTTTTTATAGAAAAGTTTAAAAAAATTTATAAATTAGTTTTATAA